One genomic window of Corynebacterium diphtheriae includes the following:
- a CDS encoding HAMP domain-containing sensor histidine kinase — protein sequence MLRRFRESLPGGAGFLGMSGDARTSHFSRASLKSRISLLTASMVAIAVGMMLIVSYWSVSGTLRSSMDRALNAKATALISRMDQPDFFFRSQYEIDKFREYNADTRISLRMPGWNYSVGDDLPMVKGGGDDVEGYSAATINGERVLTKVSDSGATVILARGMEATHKMITSLAITLLLVAGLGVLMAIATGVAVASTVLRPLRRLRNRVRYITETDDLKPIQVEGNDELSELTTRFNEMLEALRRSRQRQTELVADAGHELKTPLTSMRTNIELLMMMHNTDSAAISEEDKQALQSDVIAQMEELSTLIGDLIDLARQETSEKTLEPIDLLDVVNSSVERVRRRRPDVRFEIQAIPWYLEGDSFALGRAILNLLDNASKWSPADGVVRFTMQVVEREDGDRVLHMDISDSCPGIPVEDREKVFDRFYRSVSARSTPGSGLGLAIVHSTIVRHGGTVTAGESDDGGARMRVELPGSVTDEELHSSSKTRVVQPSSTAERLDLARQRREERRNGK from the coding sequence ATGCTGCGCCGTTTCCGCGAAAGCCTGCCGGGAGGGGCAGGCTTTTTAGGTATGTCTGGGGATGCCCGCACTTCGCACTTTTCGCGTGCGTCGCTTAAATCACGTATCTCTCTGCTTACTGCATCGATGGTGGCAATTGCTGTGGGCATGATGCTTATCGTGTCGTATTGGTCTGTTTCTGGCACGCTGCGTAGTTCGATGGACCGCGCTTTGAACGCCAAGGCAACGGCGTTGATTAGTCGGATGGATCAGCCTGATTTTTTCTTCCGTTCTCAGTACGAGATCGACAAGTTTCGTGAGTATAACGCGGATACCCGTATCTCGTTGCGAATGCCCGGCTGGAACTATTCTGTCGGCGACGATTTGCCGATGGTCAAGGGTGGCGGCGACGATGTCGAGGGGTATAGTGCTGCCACGATCAACGGTGAGCGAGTTTTAACTAAGGTGTCGGATTCCGGTGCCACCGTCATTTTGGCGCGCGGAATGGAAGCCACCCACAAGATGATTACTAGCTTGGCAATTACACTGTTGCTGGTAGCAGGTCTTGGTGTGCTAATGGCGATCGCTACAGGTGTAGCTGTCGCATCTACGGTGCTTCGTCCTTTGCGGCGGTTGCGCAACCGGGTTCGTTATATTACGGAAACAGACGATCTCAAACCGATCCAAGTAGAAGGTAATGACGAGCTTTCGGAGCTTACGACTCGTTTCAACGAGATGCTTGAGGCGTTACGACGTTCGCGTCAGCGTCAAACCGAGCTTGTTGCCGATGCCGGCCATGAGCTGAAGACGCCTCTTACTTCTATGCGCACCAACATTGAATTGTTGATGATGATGCATAACACGGACTCTGCTGCGATTAGTGAAGAAGATAAGCAGGCATTGCAGTCGGATGTTATTGCACAGATGGAGGAGCTTTCCACGCTGATCGGTGATCTCATCGATCTGGCACGCCAAGAAACCTCGGAGAAAACTTTAGAACCCATCGATTTGCTTGATGTGGTTAATTCTTCGGTCGAGCGCGTGCGGCGGCGTCGCCCCGATGTGCGCTTCGAAATCCAGGCGATTCCGTGGTACCTCGAAGGTGACAGCTTTGCCTTGGGGCGCGCAATTTTGAACCTCCTTGATAACGCATCAAAGTGGTCACCTGCTGATGGTGTTGTTCGTTTCACCATGCAGGTCGTAGAGCGTGAAGACGGCGATCGCGTTTTGCATATGGACATTTCTGATTCTTGTCCAGGTATTCCGGTCGAAGATCGTGAAAAAGTTTTTGATCGCTTCTATAGATCGGTGAGCGCGCGTTCAACCCCAGGTTCTGGCTTGGGGCTTGCCATTGTGCATTCCACGATCGTTCGCCACGGGGGAACTGTCACAGCTGGGGAATCCGACGACGGAGGCGCGCGAATGCGTGTCGAGTTGCCAGGATCTGTTACGGATGAAGAACTCCATTCTTCATCAAAGACTCGTGTGGTTCAACCAAGCAGCACTGCTGAGCGCCTTGATCTGGCACGGCAACGTCGTGAGGAGCGTCGTAACGGCAAATAA
- a CDS encoding S1C family serine protease, which yields MTNPQNHDDARTSPTADQTAAFDRVENPYGNAHNVQEEQLTEQSQPLGAQEPPVPLEPETSKREKRRVSIGTAVAMTLVAAIASGTLTGVYSTNRAGNSGSTTRTQVAESLRQPVSQDHPAPVEGSVEDVAAKVLPSVVSILVATRNGSAEGSGSIISEDGYVMTNNHVVAGAEQGAARISVTLNDGSEHPAELIAGDPNTDVAVIKIKDVSGLPVMKFGDSNNLTVGQQVVAVGSPLGLSATVTSGIVSALNRPVRAGGSETGQSSLIDAVQTDAAINPGNSGGPLVDANGALIGMNSVIASLSAGGKSESGSIGLGFAIPSNFARRVASQLIEKGYATQPMIGIQLISNANAKGAVIADVQPDGPGAHAGLRAGEVITKINDRHVDSADALIAAVRSSDFGQTVKLTVRGENDQNERQVDVTLTGE from the coding sequence ATGACAAATCCACAGAACCATGATGACGCCCGCACTTCACCCACCGCCGATCAGACCGCAGCGTTTGATCGGGTGGAGAATCCTTACGGAAATGCTCACAACGTGCAAGAAGAACAACTAACTGAGCAATCGCAGCCGTTGGGAGCTCAGGAACCCCCTGTACCGCTGGAGCCGGAGACGTCGAAACGCGAAAAGCGACGCGTCAGCATCGGCACCGCTGTTGCTATGACGCTGGTTGCTGCCATTGCCTCTGGCACGTTGACTGGGGTTTATTCCACAAACCGTGCGGGTAATTCCGGCTCCACTACACGCACGCAGGTAGCGGAATCCTTGCGTCAGCCAGTATCTCAAGATCATCCAGCTCCCGTTGAGGGATCGGTTGAAGACGTCGCAGCAAAGGTATTGCCTTCTGTCGTATCGATTTTGGTGGCCACTCGAAACGGCTCCGCTGAAGGATCTGGCTCCATTATTTCCGAAGATGGCTACGTGATGACCAACAACCACGTGGTGGCAGGGGCTGAACAAGGGGCAGCGCGAATATCTGTGACCTTGAACGATGGCTCTGAGCATCCTGCTGAATTGATAGCTGGCGACCCAAACACAGACGTCGCAGTAATCAAGATCAAAGACGTCAGTGGCTTGCCTGTCATGAAGTTCGGTGATTCCAACAACCTCACGGTTGGGCAACAAGTGGTTGCCGTGGGGTCGCCGCTGGGGCTTTCGGCTACGGTCACATCTGGCATCGTGTCAGCGCTGAACCGTCCGGTGCGTGCAGGCGGCTCCGAAACAGGACAATCGTCGCTTATCGACGCCGTCCAAACCGACGCAGCAATCAACCCAGGCAACTCCGGCGGCCCATTGGTTGATGCCAACGGAGCCCTCATCGGCATGAACTCCGTGATCGCCTCGCTCAGCGCAGGCGGCAAGTCTGAATCCGGATCCATCGGCCTAGGCTTTGCCATCCCTTCCAACTTTGCTCGTCGCGTAGCCAGCCAGCTCATTGAGAAGGGTTATGCCACCCAACCCATGATTGGTATTCAGCTCATTTCGAACGCGAACGCCAAAGGTGCTGTAATCGCCGATGTTCAGCCTGATGGTCCAGGCGCTCACGCCGGATTACGAGCAGGAGAAGTGATCACCAAAATTAATGACCGCCATGTTGATAGCGCCGATGCTTTGATCGCTGCGGTACGAAGCAGCGATTTTGGTCAAACAGTTAAGCTCACCGTCCGTGGGGAAAACGACCAAAACGAGCGACAGGTCGACGTAACCCTCACAGGCGAATAG
- a CDS encoding MogA/MoaB family molybdenum cofactor biosynthesis protein: MEITDITQMDNVFDYIEPDPEFFRATEAEDNNSVLGGPRRALAVLIRDHSENTADNTATVVAELLGEGGFTVDAVVDVQADQHLIRNAIETAVVGGVDLVLTIGGTGVRPRDHAPEATREVLDQEVPGIAQAIRASGLACGSVDACTSRGISGVSASTVVVNMAASRSAIRDGMATMTPLVHYVIDQLREYSVND; encoded by the coding sequence ATGGAGATCACGGACATCACCCAAATGGACAACGTGTTCGATTACATCGAACCGGATCCTGAGTTTTTCCGCGCTACTGAAGCCGAAGATAATAACTCGGTTCTGGGCGGTCCGCGTCGTGCCCTCGCAGTACTTATCCGAGATCATTCCGAAAATACTGCGGATAACACGGCGACAGTAGTGGCAGAGCTACTGGGCGAAGGCGGTTTTACCGTGGATGCGGTCGTTGATGTCCAAGCTGACCAGCATCTTATTCGAAATGCTATTGAAACAGCTGTTGTAGGTGGCGTGGACTTAGTCCTCACCATAGGTGGCACGGGCGTGAGGCCGCGAGATCATGCACCAGAGGCAACACGGGAGGTTCTTGATCAGGAGGTACCTGGTATTGCACAAGCTATCCGCGCATCCGGTTTAGCCTGTGGCTCGGTTGATGCCTGCACTTCTCGTGGAATCTCCGGTGTATCCGCTTCCACCGTCGTGGTGAATATGGCAGCCTCACGTTCGGCGATTCGAGACGGCATGGCGACTATGACGCCGTTGGTGCACTACGTCATCGATCAGCTGCGCGAATACAGCGTGAACGACTAA
- the mscL gene encoding large conductance mechanosensitive channel protein MscL produces the protein MLKGFKDFILRGNVVELAVAVVIGTAFTAIVTAFSEHLINPMIATLGGADVSGLGFYLRSGNDATFMDFGAVITAALNFLIIAAVVYFILVAPMNKLNEMAARRKGVVEEEEAPASIEAELLEEIRDLLKNRNL, from the coding sequence ATGCTCAAAGGGTTTAAAGACTTTATCCTACGCGGCAACGTTGTCGAACTCGCCGTCGCGGTCGTTATCGGTACTGCTTTCACCGCTATCGTGACCGCATTTTCCGAGCACCTAATTAACCCAATGATCGCCACCCTCGGCGGTGCTGATGTTTCCGGCCTAGGCTTTTATCTACGCTCCGGCAACGATGCTACCTTCATGGACTTCGGTGCCGTTATCACCGCTGCACTGAACTTCCTGATCATCGCAGCAGTTGTGTACTTTATCCTTGTTGCACCTATGAACAAGCTCAATGAGATGGCAGCACGCCGCAAGGGTGTTGTTGAGGAAGAAGAAGCACCAGCCTCCATCGAAGCAGAACTCTTGGAAGAAATCCGCGACCTGCTAAAAAACCGCAACCTGTAA
- a CDS encoding 5-formyltetrahydrofolate cyclo-ligase — protein sequence MSDALTLTAAKKNARNRIRAARLARSTADLHADNAAILNQLTALIRTINATRAAAYMPEVTEPGGVDFADNLTGILSELWIPKSLPNRQLVWGHYSGGDSVERGTFGILEPTTPSRSSDILHDVDLIIVPALGIIPSGRRLGQGAGYYDRALAGVATPTVAILFDSEVNTTIPFEPHDATCDWIITPEGTKQVT from the coding sequence ATGTCCGACGCTTTAACACTCACTGCCGCCAAAAAAAATGCCAGAAATCGCATACGAGCTGCTCGATTAGCCCGCAGCACAGCTGATTTACATGCCGATAACGCTGCCATCCTCAATCAGTTGACCGCCCTCATTCGCACAATCAATGCCACACGCGCCGCCGCTTATATGCCCGAAGTCACAGAGCCTGGCGGGGTTGATTTTGCCGACAATCTCACAGGAATTCTGTCCGAACTGTGGATACCCAAGTCACTCCCCAACCGCCAACTAGTATGGGGACACTACTCCGGCGGCGATTCAGTTGAGCGTGGCACTTTCGGAATATTAGAACCCACCACCCCATCCCGCAGCAGTGACATCCTCCATGACGTGGATCTCATCATCGTTCCGGCCCTCGGCATAATCCCCAGCGGGCGACGACTCGGCCAAGGAGCCGGCTACTACGACCGCGCACTAGCCGGAGTTGCTACCCCGACTGTGGCAATACTCTTCGACTCCGAAGTCAACACCACTATCCCCTTCGAGCCTCACGACGCCACCTGCGATTGGATCATCACCCCCGAGGGAACCAAACAGGTGACTTAA
- a CDS encoding UTP--glucose-1-phosphate uridylyltransferase, translating to MTSPKSGNSCAVRTVIVPAAGLGTRFLPATKTVPKELLPVVDTPGIELIAEEAAQLGATRLAVITAPKKQEVLDHFNRFPELEATLESRGKKDQLAKVVRAAELIQPVSVVQETPLGLGHAVGLAESVLDDDEDVVAVMLPDDLVLPMGVVEKMVEVRRQLGGSVLCAFDVPREDVYNYGVFDIEECDYDGPYQVKSVKGMVEKPAVEDAPSTFVATGRYLLDRAIFDALRRITPGAGGELQLTDAIALLINEGHPVHILVHDGKRHDLGNPGGYIPAVVDFGLSDPTYGPHLKKVLRTILEEHGA from the coding sequence ATGACTTCACCCAAGAGTGGTAATTCGTGTGCCGTCAGAACCGTGATCGTCCCAGCTGCTGGTTTGGGTACACGGTTTCTCCCTGCCACAAAGACCGTCCCTAAGGAGCTCCTTCCTGTCGTCGATACGCCAGGTATCGAGCTGATTGCTGAGGAGGCCGCGCAGTTGGGGGCAACGCGTTTGGCTGTGATTACGGCGCCGAAAAAGCAGGAAGTGTTGGATCACTTCAACAGGTTCCCAGAGCTGGAAGCAACGTTGGAAAGTCGTGGCAAGAAGGATCAGCTGGCAAAGGTTGTGCGTGCTGCTGAACTGATTCAGCCGGTTTCTGTGGTTCAAGAGACTCCGCTTGGTCTGGGGCATGCAGTGGGGTTGGCGGAAAGCGTGTTGGATGACGATGAAGACGTCGTAGCTGTCATGCTTCCGGATGACTTGGTGCTGCCCATGGGCGTTGTGGAAAAGATGGTGGAGGTGCGTCGCCAGCTGGGAGGCTCTGTGCTGTGCGCTTTCGATGTTCCTCGTGAAGATGTGTATAACTACGGCGTCTTTGATATTGAGGAGTGCGATTACGACGGCCCTTACCAAGTCAAGAGTGTGAAAGGCATGGTGGAAAAGCCAGCCGTAGAAGACGCACCTTCGACGTTTGTTGCAACAGGTCGTTATCTTTTGGATCGTGCGATTTTTGATGCGCTTCGCCGTATCACCCCTGGTGCGGGCGGTGAGCTGCAGCTTACTGATGCTATTGCGTTGCTTATTAATGAGGGGCATCCAGTCCACATCTTGGTTCACGATGGAAAGCGCCATGATTTGGGAAATCCTGGTGGTTATATCCCAGCGGTGGTGGATTTTGGTTTGTCGGATCCGACGTATGGCCCACATTTGAAGAAGGTCCTGCGTACCATTTTGGAAGAGCACGGCGCTTAA
- the glp gene encoding gephyrin-like molybdotransferase Glp, whose translation MRSVEQQLALVTQSAVAPEPVRIAIAEALGLMCAEEVQASRALPGFDQAAIDGYAVRAVDVGGERGLGRPIDAPIGPIETSLPVVGEVPAGSQRPLRLQPKQAVRVHTGAPLPTLSDAVIPLEWTDCGRKRMTAHRPVRSGEFVRHAGDDIRPGDVAVSDGAILSPAHIGLLAAVGRSKVLVYPRPRMSVISVGHELVEIDREPSLGQVFDVNSYALAAAGRDAGADVHRVGIAAGEPRRLREIVESQLLRSEIIVIAGAVGGSGSEEIRRILSDLGEIDTTRVAMHPGSVQGFGLLGENQTPVFLLPSNTVSSLVIFEMFIRPVVRMSLGKRSSQRRLVRARALNHVGSKVGRRGYIRARLMRDAQTQDYLVEGLGGANGAPAHLLAGLAEANAMIKIPEDVNEVRPGDIVEVLFMSQGR comes from the coding sequence GTGCGCTCAGTGGAGCAGCAGCTAGCCCTTGTCACCCAATCTGCGGTAGCGCCAGAGCCTGTACGCATCGCTATCGCTGAGGCACTGGGGCTTATGTGTGCTGAGGAAGTGCAGGCATCGCGTGCACTTCCTGGTTTCGACCAAGCTGCGATTGACGGATATGCGGTCCGTGCGGTCGACGTTGGTGGTGAACGCGGCCTTGGCCGGCCTATCGACGCACCTATTGGTCCGATCGAAACGTCGTTGCCAGTTGTCGGTGAGGTCCCTGCGGGATCGCAGCGCCCGTTGCGTCTGCAACCCAAACAAGCCGTGCGAGTGCATACGGGTGCGCCGTTGCCCACGCTTTCTGATGCTGTTATCCCACTGGAGTGGACAGATTGTGGTCGTAAACGAATGACTGCCCATCGGCCGGTGCGCTCTGGGGAGTTCGTGCGTCATGCTGGCGATGACATTCGTCCTGGTGATGTTGCGGTAAGCGACGGTGCGATTCTGAGTCCTGCTCACATTGGATTGTTGGCGGCTGTGGGGCGCTCCAAGGTGTTGGTGTATCCGCGTCCTCGCATGTCGGTGATCTCTGTAGGACATGAGTTAGTAGAAATCGACCGCGAGCCTAGTTTGGGACAAGTATTTGATGTGAACTCCTATGCGTTAGCGGCTGCTGGCCGTGATGCTGGTGCCGACGTACACCGTGTGGGCATTGCAGCCGGCGAGCCACGGCGCCTCCGCGAGATTGTGGAATCACAACTTTTGCGTAGCGAAATCATTGTTATCGCCGGAGCAGTTGGTGGTTCTGGATCTGAGGAGATTCGTCGTATTTTGTCGGATCTGGGAGAAATCGATACCACACGCGTTGCTATGCACCCAGGTTCTGTCCAAGGTTTTGGGTTGCTGGGAGAAAACCAGACCCCCGTCTTCTTGCTTCCTAGTAACACTGTGTCGTCGTTGGTCATTTTTGAAATGTTCATCCGTCCAGTCGTGCGCATGAGTTTGGGCAAGAGATCATCGCAACGCCGTTTGGTGCGTGCGCGTGCGCTTAACCATGTGGGCTCGAAGGTGGGGCGGCGTGGTTACATTCGTGCTCGATTGATGCGTGACGCCCAGACGCAGGACTATCTGGTGGAAGGCTTAGGTGGTGCGAACGGTGCACCGGCCCACTTGTTGGCGGGCTTGGCTGAAGCGAATGCGATGATCAAAATCCCAGAAGACGTCAACGAGGTCCGTCCAGGAGACATCGTCGAAGTTCTGTTTATGTCCCAAGGACGCTAG
- a CDS encoding GNAT family N-acetyltransferase, which translates to MRSDRAAVHPRHPGWPEATPAVFTPANIHVRLRPLDKNDKSAWRMMRLSDQRFLEPVEPTVEDTWQSAHSSTAWRSYIFSLRQAAFAGSLVPMSIEANGRFVGQLTIGSIQHGISSDAWIGYWVHSSVTGQGIATAACALGVDHAFRRVRVHRLTATYLPHNIGSQKVLVRCGFRHEGYLERNLHINGMWRDHYLMAQTNDEFTSPCVDRLIASRFLRRA; encoded by the coding sequence ATGCGATCCGATCGCGCTGCTGTCCATCCCCGCCATCCTGGTTGGCCAGAGGCCACTCCCGCGGTGTTTACTCCCGCAAATATCCATGTTCGCCTCCGCCCGCTTGATAAGAACGACAAATCGGCATGGCGTATGATGCGGCTTTCTGACCAGCGATTTTTGGAGCCGGTAGAACCTACGGTTGAGGATACGTGGCAATCCGCGCATTCTTCTACTGCGTGGCGTTCTTATATTTTCTCGCTAAGACAAGCCGCGTTTGCGGGGTCCTTGGTCCCTATGAGCATTGAGGCCAATGGACGGTTTGTCGGTCAGTTGACAATCGGTTCAATCCAACATGGCATTAGCTCTGATGCATGGATCGGCTATTGGGTGCATAGTTCCGTTACGGGCCAAGGTATTGCCACGGCCGCATGCGCTTTAGGTGTAGATCATGCGTTTCGACGCGTTCGTGTGCACCGTCTGACGGCGACCTATTTGCCGCATAATATTGGCTCCCAGAAAGTTCTGGTGCGCTGCGGGTTTAGGCACGAAGGATATTTGGAACGAAACTTGCACATCAATGGAATGTGGCGGGATCATTACCTTATGGCGCAGACTAACGATGAGTTCACTTCACCGTGCGTTGATCGCTTGATCGCATCGAGATTTTTGCGGCGCGCCTGA
- the glpR gene encoding gephyrin-like molybdotransferase receptor GlpR encodes MSGTVVIVLIVLVWLFVLAPWLLRGQKPIRKAGEGFDDTRVVYEGGSEELQPRHHPKVGPHDVHTGYEADSAEHELEYAEVTEVIEQSAEVEEEDTQGPLIDQDPATTLGDVFAHAKEKIGAKRSRGETPNASVMPQVIEGEIVAELPAPEVVADEDSAHDEASLDAVDDGDEVARYDFDDAYVGPDDLMYPSDNDVVTSLDRSEATAEPVLDDDSDLTDEERAFAERRSHRGSWDPESEAQAVVSRQQRRQRTVMGLGAAVIVSLVAAVVFGGWAWAGAGGCAGLLALYLWALRRQVIAEQALRRRRIQQLRRARWGVRNSADEELGIPNRLRRPGAVVLEIDDESPDFEYLDVVADSRRDGQTPHFDGADHHRRVG; translated from the coding sequence GTGTCCGGAACCGTCGTGATCGTCCTGATCGTCTTGGTGTGGCTCTTCGTGCTCGCACCATGGCTGCTGCGTGGCCAAAAGCCGATCCGTAAAGCCGGTGAGGGATTCGATGATACCCGCGTGGTGTACGAAGGTGGCAGCGAAGAGCTGCAACCACGGCACCACCCAAAGGTTGGCCCCCATGATGTACACACTGGATATGAGGCCGATTCGGCTGAACATGAGTTGGAATACGCCGAAGTAACTGAGGTTATCGAACAATCTGCCGAAGTCGAGGAAGAAGACACTCAAGGACCGCTGATCGATCAAGATCCAGCAACCACGTTGGGTGATGTATTCGCACACGCAAAAGAAAAGATTGGGGCTAAACGCTCCCGTGGGGAAACTCCGAATGCGTCTGTGATGCCACAGGTTATTGAAGGTGAAATTGTTGCAGAGCTACCAGCGCCTGAGGTTGTAGCGGACGAAGACAGCGCTCACGACGAAGCAAGCCTTGATGCGGTTGACGATGGTGACGAGGTGGCACGTTACGACTTCGATGATGCTTACGTTGGCCCCGATGATCTGATGTACCCCTCCGATAACGATGTGGTTACCTCTCTCGATCGCAGCGAGGCCACAGCGGAACCTGTGCTCGATGATGACTCTGATCTCACCGATGAGGAGCGTGCGTTTGCAGAGCGACGTAGCCATCGCGGTAGCTGGGATCCAGAATCTGAGGCGCAGGCGGTTGTAAGCCGTCAGCAGCGTCGTCAGCGGACCGTCATGGGGCTCGGTGCCGCAGTGATCGTCTCGTTGGTTGCAGCCGTGGTTTTCGGCGGTTGGGCTTGGGCGGGCGCAGGTGGTTGCGCAGGATTGCTGGCATTGTACCTGTGGGCATTGCGTCGCCAAGTTATTGCGGAGCAAGCGCTGCGCCGTCGTCGTATTCAGCAGTTGCGTCGTGCACGTTGGGGCGTGCGCAACTCGGCTGATGAGGAACTTGGTATCCCGAACCGGTTGCGTCGCCCAGGGGCAGTAGTGCTAGAGATCGACGATGAGTCTCCTGATTTTGAATATCTTGACGTTGTGGCTGATTCCCGACGCGACGGGCAAACACCACACTTTGACGGTGCTGATCATCACCGCCGCGTGGGCTAA
- a CDS encoding DoxX family protein: MDQPIVRDIALLVFRAVLGIVFVAHGFERFFRTGLVETTGQFSAMGVPQPKLSAYLTATGELLGGSLLVVGMLTTFVAGALALLVVAAIYFVHLDHGFFVADSGMEYPLVMAVALLMIVVFGAGRASIDGVLSRADL; the protein is encoded by the coding sequence ATGGATCAGCCCATAGTGCGTGATATTGCCCTGCTAGTTTTTCGTGCGGTGTTGGGCATTGTGTTTGTTGCCCACGGCTTCGAGCGGTTTTTTCGTACCGGGTTGGTAGAAACAACCGGACAATTTAGCGCTATGGGAGTGCCCCAGCCCAAGCTTTCTGCTTACCTCACTGCCACGGGAGAACTCCTCGGCGGTTCGTTACTTGTGGTGGGGATGCTGACCACCTTTGTTGCCGGCGCACTGGCTTTGTTAGTGGTGGCCGCAATCTACTTTGTTCACCTTGATCATGGCTTCTTTGTGGCCGATTCTGGAATGGAATATCCCTTGGTCATGGCGGTGGCGTTGTTGATGATCGTCGTTTTTGGTGCAGGACGCGCCAGCATAGATGGGGTGCTCAGCCGTGCTGACTTGTAG
- a CDS encoding zf-HC2 domain-containing protein translates to MLTCSTIQAALSARLDGETPGIDDDVIDTHLDSCPDCQAYFDQAVALNRSLAFRIPEAAYTEAPDLIDDILANVEPQWRKQAATRAWNTALSRVSIVVAGLLWLAWAINLIAITSTEIDPLANRVSMEAASLRFAIAFSLFFAAWQPRVVGGLLPVVAAVWTFEVGFGIRDIFLAPEAGDTMIQLGLLFLAVVTLSWLWISDKGWVIVREMVRSLSSDPR, encoded by the coding sequence GTGCTGACTTGTAGCACAATCCAGGCCGCGCTTTCAGCGAGACTTGACGGGGAAACACCAGGTATCGACGACGATGTCATTGATACACATCTGGATTCGTGTCCCGACTGCCAAGCATATTTTGATCAGGCCGTAGCTCTTAACCGATCGCTTGCGTTTAGAATTCCCGAGGCGGCCTATACCGAGGCACCTGATCTTATCGACGACATCCTCGCGAATGTAGAACCTCAGTGGCGCAAACAAGCCGCTACGCGAGCATGGAATACCGCATTGTCTCGAGTAAGCATTGTGGTCGCGGGGCTGTTGTGGCTCGCGTGGGCGATAAACCTTATTGCCATCACATCGACGGAAATAGATCCGCTAGCAAACCGAGTTTCTATGGAGGCAGCATCTCTTCGGTTCGCTATAGCTTTTAGCCTCTTTTTCGCTGCTTGGCAGCCTCGTGTAGTAGGCGGCTTATTGCCTGTTGTCGCTGCTGTGTGGACTTTCGAAGTCGGCTTTGGAATTCGTGACATCTTCTTAGCCCCAGAAGCCGGCGACACCATGATCCAACTCGGGCTACTATTTCTTGCAGTAGTGACATTGTCGTGGCTGTGGATATCGGACAAAGGCTGGGTCATCGTACGTGAGATGGTGCGCAGCTTATCGTCCGATCCACGTTAA